One window of the Lemur catta isolate mLemCat1 chromosome 6, mLemCat1.pri, whole genome shotgun sequence genome contains the following:
- the TSPAN9 gene encoding tetraspanin-9 isoform X2 — MARGCLCCLKYMMFLFNLIFWLCGCGLLGVGIWLSVSQGNFATFSPSFPSLSAANLIIAIGTIVMVTGFLGCLGAIKENKCLLLSFFIVLLIILLAELILLILFFVYMDKVNENAKKDLKEGLLLYNTENNVGLKNAWNIIQAEMRCCGVSDYTDWYPVLGENTVPDRCCMENSQGCGRNATTPLWRTGCYEKVKTWFEDNKHVLGTVGMCVLVMQILGMAFSMTLFQHIHRTGKKYDA; from the exons ctcTGCGGCTGTGGGCTGCTTGGCGTGGGCATCTGGCTCTCCGTGTCCCAAGGCAACTTTGCCACCTTCTCCCCCAGCTTCCCCTCGCTGTCTGCAGCCAACCTCATCATCGCCATCGGCACCATCGTCATGGTGACAGGCTTCCTCGGCTGTCTGGGGGCCATCAAGGAAAATAAGTGCCTCCTCCTCAGT TTCTTCATTGTCCTGTTGATCATCCTCCTAGCAGAGCTGATCTTGCTCATCCTCTTCTTTGTCTACATGGACAAG GTGAATGAGAACGCTAAGAAGGACCTGAAAGAAGGCCTGCTGCTGTACAACACCGAGAACAACGTGGGGCTCAAGAACGCCTGGAACATCATCCAGGCCGAG ATGCGCTGCTGTGGCGTCAGCGACTACACAGACTGGTACCCGGTGCTGGGGGAGAACACGGTTCCCGACCGCTGCTGCATGGAGAACTCGCAGGGCTGTGGGCGTAACGCCACCACCCCCTTGTGGAGGACG GGCTGCTACGAGAAGGTGAAGACGTGGTTCGAGGACAACAAGCACGTGCTGGGCACCGTGGGGATGTGCGTCCTTGTCATGCAG ATCCTGGGCATGGCGTTCTCCATGACCCTCTTCCAGCACATCCACCGGACGGGGAAGAAGTACGATGCGTGA